A window of Nonomuraea angiospora genomic DNA:
GACCGTCCAGCCGTTGATCGCCGAGCCGCCGGCGCGGACGGTGACCGTGGGCTGGAAGCCCCCGCCCCAGGCGTTGACCGTTTCGATCGTCGCCGCGCATCCGGTCGGCACCGGCGTGGGGGTGGGCGTCGGAGTGGGGGTCGGGGTCGGGACGGGCGTGCCGTCGGTGGGGACGGTCCAGGGGATCTGGGCCGGGTACGCCGACGGCGTCGAGCTCTCCGGCGGCCAGTGACAGAAGATCGCCCTGTCGCGGGCCTTCATGCGGCCGACGCCGCTGCTCGCCGTGCTCGACGGCGGCCGCATCGTCGAATGCGGCACGCACGCCGAGCTCATCGACCCGGCCGGCCGGTACACCCGCCTGTACGACCTGCAGGCCTCCGCCTACCAGTGACCGCTCACGGCTGGCGGGAGAGGTAGCCGCCCATCGTCCGGAACACCTCGCCCGCCGGCAGGTCGGTGCCGTCCTCGGTGCGCACCCGTTCGATCACCAGGCCGTGGCTGCGGCCCCGGCGGGCCTCGGCGCCGGCGACGATGACGATGCCGTCGCCCTCGCGGATGAACACCCGGCCCGGAGTGCCGCCGTAGACGCCCTGGGAGACCGAGGCCTTCAGGACGCGGACGCGCTCGCCCTTGTAGTGGGTGAAGGCGTTGGGGTAGGGGTCGGACTGGGCGCGCACGAGCCGTTCGATGTCCTCGGCCGGCCAGTTCCAGTCGATGTTGCTGTCCTCGATCGAACGTTTGTGGAAGAAGCTGGCCTTGGTGCGGTCCTGGGGCGTCCAGTCGGTGCGGCCGGAGGC
This region includes:
- a CDS encoding cellulose binding domain-containing protein, yielding MKARDRAIFCHWPPESSTPSAYPAQIPWTVPTDGTPVPTPTPTPTPTPTPVPTGCAATIETVNAWGGGFQPTVTVRAGGSAINGWTVTWNWPGSQSITQLWGRVRSGTAPSVSVRNESWNGRLAADATTAFGFTAAGTAATPALTCTAT